CTGGTAATAATTTTTCTCAGAAATTACTTGGAAAAGGCTTTTATATTGTGTTCGGTTAAAGACTTATTATTAAGGCAGATGGGGAGATGGGGGGATAGGGAGATGGGGAGCGGGTTTTTCGGTTTTTGCACAGATCGTTTAATAATAACTAATCAACCGAACATGATATTAGAGAATTAACGATCGCTATGCCTCAGTTCCAGACTAATGGCATTGAACTGTTCTACCAGATTCAAGGCACGGGGGAACCTTTGCTGTTGATTTCCGGTTTTTTGTGCGACCATACCTACTGGTCACTACTCATACCATCCCTCACCCAGCAGTATCAAGTTATTCGATTGGATAATCGAGGTATGGGGCGCAGTTCTACTTCCAACTACGCCTATAGTATAAAACAGATGGCAACCGACGTTGCTGGATTACTTGAACATCTTGGGATCGACAAAGTACACGTAGCAGGTCATTCTATGGGTGGTCAAATTGCCCAAGAACTGGCTTTGGCACACCCAGAAAAGATGCTTAGTTTGTTACTCCTCTCATCTTTGGCAAAGGGTGATGAGCACTTTAATGCCATTATCGAGACATGGGGAGACCTCGCTCGAATTTTGGACTTGGAACTTTATGAAAAAGTCATTTTGCCCTGGATATTTACAAATACCTTCTATTCTACCCCAGGAGCAATAGAAACGATGATTAATATGGCAATTAATTATCCTTTTCCGCCCATACCCCAAGAATTGTATTATCACAGCCGAGCTATTACCAGCAGCGACATTCGCTTTCGCCTCAATCGCATTTATTGTCCAACTTTAGTTCTAGTCAGTAGACAAGATATTCTAACTCCGGTAAAGTTTTCCGAGGAACTAGTGCAAGGCATTCCCAACGCCGAACTAGTTGTTCTTGATTCTGGAGGTCATGGTTTTATAATTGAGTCGCCAGAAACTGTAGCTCAAGCCATCTGCAATTTTCTTGCAAAGGTATCTTAATCTCGCCTTTCTGTCAGAAGGAAGTTCAAATGAATTTTTTTATTGTGTACGCTCACCCCGAACCTAAAAGTTTTAATGGTGCATTAACCAGCCATGCAAAAAAAGCTTTGGAAGCAGCAGGACATAAGACAATCATTTCCGATTTATATGCTATGCAGTTCAATCCAGTTTCCGATCGCCGCAATTTTATTTCTGAAACCAACCCCGACCACTACAAACAGCAAGCAGAAGAATTGCACGCAACAGAAGTGGATGGCTTTGCGGCGGACATCAAAGCAGAAATGGAAAAACTGGATTGGTGCGACGTGCTTATCTTTCAGTTTCCTTTATGGTGGTTTGGATTTCCCGCTATTTTAAAAGGTTGGGTTGATAAAGTTTTTGCATTGGGGAAAATTTATGGAAATGGCAAGTGGTATGACAACGGCGCGTTTAAAGGTAAAAAAGCCATGCTGTCTTTGACAACTGGTGGACCTTTAACTATGTACACTGAAATTGGTATCAATGGCGATATTCACACCATT
This genomic interval from Scytonema hofmannii PCC 7110 contains the following:
- a CDS encoding alpha/beta fold hydrolase, translated to MPQFQTNGIELFYQIQGTGEPLLLISGFLCDHTYWSLLIPSLTQQYQVIRLDNRGMGRSSTSNYAYSIKQMATDVAGLLEHLGIDKVHVAGHSMGGQIAQELALAHPEKMLSLLLLSSLAKGDEHFNAIIETWGDLARILDLELYEKVILPWIFTNTFYSTPGAIETMINMAINYPFPPIPQELYYHSRAITSSDIRFRLNRIYCPTLVLVSRQDILTPVKFSEELVQGIPNAELVVLDSGGHGFIIESPETVAQAICNFLAKVS
- a CDS encoding NAD(P)H-dependent oxidoreductase, with amino-acid sequence MNFFIVYAHPEPKSFNGALTSHAKKALEAAGHKTIISDLYAMQFNPVSDRRNFISETNPDHYKQQAEELHATEVDGFAADIKAEMEKLDWCDVLIFQFPLWWFGFPAILKGWVDKVFALGKIYGNGKWYDNGAFKGKKAMLSLTTGGPLTMYTEIGINGDIHTILYPINHGILRFVGFDVLPPFIVWGASRLSDERRQIYLEQYQNRLLTIDRVPAIVYPSLDDFDETFQLKTSEIIIEG